A genome region from Geodermatophilus bullaregiensis includes the following:
- a CDS encoding cation:dicarboxylate symporter family transporter, protein MAAGTAAGKRDRTHWLYIAVIAAVVLGIAVGFAFPEFAVSLKWLGTAFVGLIKMLIAPVIFCTIVLGIGAIRQAAKVGRIGGLALGYFVLMSTVALAIGLVVGNILHPGDGLQLSDELRGAGAELAGTAEESGGTTDFILGLIPTTLVSALTEGSVLQALLVALLTGFAIQAMGRAGEPLLRGIGHFQKLVFRILAMVMWVAPIGAFGAIAAVVGETGIDALKSLAIIMLGFYATCAVFVFVILGLILRLVAKINVFSLLKYLGREFLLIVSTSSSETALPRLIAKMEHAGVSAPVAGIVVPTGYSFNLDGTAIYLTMASLFIAEALGDPLTVGEQIGLLVFMIIASKGAAGVTGAGLATLAGGLSAHRPDLLDGVGLIVGIDRFMSEARAVTNFAGNAIATVLIATWTKELDREQLSAALSGDSPFDEATMIDDHDGPSDDELPADATNAGPGERDAGDALRKAAAGSTR, encoded by the coding sequence ATGGCAGCTGGCACCGCGGCCGGCAAGCGTGACCGTACGCACTGGCTCTACATCGCCGTCATCGCCGCCGTCGTCCTCGGCATCGCGGTCGGCTTCGCGTTCCCCGAGTTCGCCGTCTCGCTCAAGTGGCTCGGCACCGCGTTCGTCGGGCTGATCAAGATGCTCATCGCGCCGGTGATCTTCTGCACCATCGTGCTGGGCATCGGCGCCATCCGGCAGGCGGCCAAGGTCGGCCGCATCGGCGGTCTGGCGCTCGGCTACTTCGTGCTCATGTCGACCGTCGCCCTGGCGATCGGCCTGGTCGTCGGCAACATCCTGCACCCCGGTGACGGGCTGCAGCTGTCCGACGAGCTGCGCGGCGCGGGCGCCGAGCTGGCCGGCACGGCCGAGGAGTCCGGCGGCACCACCGACTTCATCCTCGGCCTGATCCCGACCACGCTGGTGTCGGCGCTGACCGAGGGCTCGGTGCTGCAGGCGCTGCTGGTCGCCCTGCTCACCGGCTTCGCGATCCAGGCCATGGGCCGCGCCGGCGAGCCGCTCCTGCGCGGCATCGGGCACTTCCAGAAGCTGGTCTTCCGCATCCTCGCGATGGTCATGTGGGTCGCCCCGATCGGCGCCTTCGGTGCCATCGCCGCGGTCGTCGGCGAGACCGGGATCGACGCGCTGAAGAGCCTGGCGATCATCATGCTGGGCTTCTACGCGACCTGCGCGGTGTTCGTCTTCGTCATCCTCGGCCTGATCCTGCGGCTGGTCGCCAAGATCAACGTCTTCTCGCTGCTGAAGTACCTGGGCCGCGAGTTCCTGCTGATCGTCTCCACCTCGTCGTCGGAGACCGCCCTGCCGCGCCTGATCGCCAAGATGGAGCACGCCGGTGTCAGCGCGCCGGTCGCGGGCATCGTCGTCCCGACGGGCTACTCGTTCAACCTCGACGGCACCGCCATCTACCTGACGATGGCCTCGCTGTTCATCGCCGAGGCGCTGGGCGACCCGCTGACGGTCGGCGAGCAGATCGGGCTGCTGGTCTTCATGATCATCGCGTCGAAGGGCGCCGCCGGCGTCACTGGTGCGGGCCTGGCCACGCTGGCCGGCGGCCTGTCCGCGCACCGTCCGGACCTGCTCGACGGGGTCGGCCTGATCGTCGGCATCGACCGGTTCATGTCCGAGGCGCGCGCGGTGACCAACTTCGCCGGCAACGCGATCGCCACGGTCCTGATCGCCACGTGGACCAAGGAGCTCGACCGCGAGCAGCTGTCCGCGGCGCTGTCGGGCGACTCCCCGTTCGACGAGGCGACCATGATCGACGACCACGACGGCCCGTCCGACGACGAGCTGCCGGCCGACGCGACCAACGCCGGTCCGGGCGAGCGCGACGCCGGCGACGCGCTGCGCAAGGCGGCGGCGGGCTCCACCCGCTGA